One window from the genome of Nicotiana tomentosiformis chromosome 5, ASM39032v3, whole genome shotgun sequence encodes:
- the LOC104104026 gene encoding cytochrome P450 77A1-like has product MDFIFTALAFLLSVFILLFTRKTKCNLPPGPPGWPVVGNLFQIASSGKQFFEYVRELKPKYGSIFTLKMGARTMIVVSSADLAYEALIEKGQIFATRPSETPTRTIFSCNKFSVNAAIYGPLWRSLRRNMVQNMLSSSRVKEFRDCREIAMDKLIERIHADAKANNDIVWVLKIARFAVFYILLTMCFGVEMDEKMIETVDQMMKDVLMELHPRIDDFLPILSLFVGYKQRKRVREVRKRQIETLVPLIEKRRRAIQNPGSDKTAASFSYLDTLFDVKVEGTKSGPTNPELVTLCSEFLNGGTDTTATAIEWAIGRMIENPSIQKRIYEEIRNTVGDRKVDEKDMDKMPYLNAVVKELLRKHPPTYVTFTHAVTEPTTLGGYDIPTYANVEFFVPGISDDPKVWSDPEKFDPDRFLSGREDADITGVTGVKMMPFGVGRRICPGLGLATVHVNLMLARMIQEFEWSAYPENSKVDFTEKLEFTVVMKNSLRAKVKPRMQVV; this is encoded by the exons ATGGACTTCATATTTACAGCTTTGGCCTTTCTTCTCTCAGTTTTCATCTTATTATTCACACGAAAAACCAAATGCAATCTTCCTCCAGGACCACCGGGTTGGCCGGTAGTCGGTAACCTTTTCCAAATAGCTAGTTCTGGTAAGCAATTTTTCGAATACGTAAGAGAGCTCAAACCAAAATATGGTTCTATTTTCACACTCAAAATGGGTGCTCGTACTATGATTGTTGTTAGCAGTGCTGACTTGGCGTACGAAGCTTTAATTGAAAAGGGTCAAATTTTCGCTACCCGCCCGAGTGAGACCCCGACCCGAACCATTTTCAGTTGCAACAAGTTCAGTGTCAATGCAGCAATTTACGGGCCACTTTGGCGATCCCTGAGAAGAAATATGGTCCAAAATATGCTTAGTTCGAGTAGAGTGAAAGAATTTCGTGATTGTAGAGAAATAGCAATGGATAAGTTAATTGAAAGGATTCATGCAGATGCTAAGGCCAATAACGATATCGTTTGGGTGCTGAAAATCGCGCGTTTCGCTGTGTTTTATATACTTTTGACTATGTGTTTTGGTGTTGAAATGGATGAGAAAATGATTGAAACCGTTGATCAAATGATGAAGGATGTGCTAATGGAGCTTCatccaagaatagatgattttcTTCCTATATTGAGCTTGTTTGTTGGTTATAAACAACGTAAGAGAGTTCGCGAAGTTCGCAAGAGACAAATAGAAACACTTGTCCCTTTGATCGAGAAACGTCGTAGAGCAATACAAAATCCTGGGTCCGACAAAACAGCTGCCTCATTTTCGTACCTAGACACTTTATTTGATGTTAAGGTCGAAG GTACAAAGTCAGGACCAACTAATCCGGAGCTTGTAACACTATGTTCAGAGTTCTTGAATGGGGGTACCGACACAACCGCTACCGCAATAGAGTGGGCCATAGGGAGAATGATCGAAAATCCAAGCATACAAAAGAGAATATACGAAGAGATTAGAAATACAGTGGGTGACAGAAAGGTTGACGAAAAGGATATGGATAAGATGCCTTATTTAAACGCCGTCGTAAAGGAGCTTTTACGTAAACATCCTCCTACGTACGTTACATTTACCCATGCAGTAACGGAGCCAACAACATTGGGTGGGTATGACATACCCACATATGCTAATGTGGAGTTTTTTGTACCCGGGATCTCGGATGACCCGAAAGTTTGGTCTGATCCGGAAAAGTTTGACCCGGATAGGTTTCTATCCGGGCGGGAGGACGCTGATATAACGGGTGTGACCGGGGTAAAGATGATGCCATTTGGGGTCGGGCGGAGGATTTGTCCGGGCTTGGGCTTGGCAACGGTGCATGTGAATTTGATGTTGGCCCGAATGATTCAAGAATTTGAATGGTCCGCTTACCCGGAAAATAGCAAAGTGGATTTTACTGAAAAATTGGAATTTACTGTGGTGATGAAAAATTCTTTAAGAGCTAAGGTCAAGCCAAGAATGCAAGTGGTGTAA